One region of Gigantopelta aegis isolate Gae_Host chromosome 7, Gae_host_genome, whole genome shotgun sequence genomic DNA includes:
- the LOC121377808 gene encoding kelch-like protein 23, which yields MEDAQAQLLVNIHTDIANGTFNDIQIICKDGTTTGSRIVLAGMSSYFRAMLTSDMTESQTGVLNLPTVSLSVLQDVIKMYLCGINLVNENNCVQVFDVAEMMQLEYIKGLCNIYLREGLVLTVENCLNWWRILKLYHSLDLSNQAFCYLAEKFADFVQTENVVQLSKEEVLQIISRDDLKCKEDIILKGAMKWIMHNNPDHEDVKTIFENVRLDIVDSQFLINEVVFSDIVCKNKSVQEMIQKSLSLLGERTAYSRLRTDVFVLHHNNTSLLSCFTSDDKWEDVPQAPVDPGDLYSASSLDYNIYITGGNFKPKYTLIYDTLKRVWAVGPDLIHKRHYHCMVTANSKVYSIGGRYSNTIEELNESETHWRVVGDLGMQRDHTFPVTVDGNILVMGGRTDSVGSDIIQCFNTSTYTVSQLNTKLPCSSMSLRGFIHLPDVYLLGYDGHVMHLQITNIDGEIRIQIKSTAEWRSLTYCFGVTHRDGSLLCFTKDGISKFNLAEVSEGDLFNQVEELSEME from the coding sequence ATGGAGGATGCTCAAGCACAACTACTTGTAAACATTCACACAGATATTGCCAATGGTACGTTCAATGACATCCAAATTATATGTAAGGACGGAACAACAACCGGAAGCCGCATCGTACTGGCAGGAATGTCTTCCTATTTCCGGGCTATGTTGACTTCCGATATGACAGAGAGTCAGACGGGCGTCTTGAACCTTCCCACGGTGTCGTTGTCGGTGTTGCAAGATGTTATCAAAATGTATTTGTGTGGAATAAATTTAGTGAATGAAAACAACTGTGTTCAAGTATTCGATGTTGCAGAGATGATGCAGCTTGAATACATCAAAGGACTCTGTAACATCTACCTGAGGGAAGGTCTGGTATTAACTGTAGAAAACTGTTTAAATTGGTGGAGAATTTTGAAATTGTACCATTCCCTTGATTTGTCCAATCAAGCATTTTGCTATTTGGCTGAAAAGTTTGCTGATTTTGTTCAAACAGAAAATGTAGTTCAGCTGTCAAAGGAAGAAGTTTTGCAAATCATTTCAAGAGatgatttaaaatgtaaagaAGACATCATATTGAAAGGTGCCATGAAGTGGATTATGCATAATAATCCGGATCACGAAGATGTCAAAACTATTTTTGAAAACGTTCGTCTAGATATTGTTGACTCACAGTTTCTGATTAATGAAGTTGTATTTTCAGATATTGTTTGCAAAAACAAATCTGTTCAGGAAATGATACAAAAATCACTATCTTTACTCGGTGAACGCACAGCCTACTCAAGGTTGAGAACTGATGTGTTTGTTCTCCATCATAACAACACGTCACTTCTGTCTTGCTTCACGTCAGATGACAAGTGGGAAGACGTCCCACAGGCCCCAGTAGATCCTGGAGATCTTTATTCAGCTTCAAGTctggattacaacatttatatCACTGGTGGGAATTTCAAGCCAAAatatacattgatttatgacACCCTTAAGAGAGTTTGGGCAGTAGGTCCAGACCTCATACATAAACGTCACTACCACTGTATGGTCACAGCTAACTCTAAAGTGTACTCGATAGGTGGTCGTTATAGTAACACAATAGAAGAATTGAACGAGAGTGAGACGCACTGGCGGGTTGTTGGAGATTTGGGGATGCAACGAGATCACACTTTCCCTGTTACAGTTGATGGTAATATTCTCGTTATGGGAGGAAGAACAGACTCAGTCGGGTCAGATATTATCCAGTGTTTTAACACCAGCACGTACACTGTCAGTCAGCTGAACACAAAGTTACCTTGTAGCTCTATGTCACTAAGAGGCTTTATTCACCTCCCAGATGTTTATCTGTTAGGCTACGACGGCCACGTGATGCATCTCCAGATCACCAACATCGATGGAGAAATCCGGATTCAGATTAAATCAACAGCAGAGTGGAGATCATTGACTTATTGTTTTGGAGTAACACACCGAGACGGAAGCTTGCTGTGCTTCACAAAAGATGGAATCAGCAAATTCAACCTCGCTGAAG